A part of Brassica rapa cultivar Chiifu-401-42 chromosome A05, CAAS_Brap_v3.01, whole genome shotgun sequence genomic DNA contains:
- the LOC103866931 gene encoding rop guanine nucleotide exchange factor 4 — MESSPSSDQNDVSASETPTSSVSSPYRRTYSDISGLSHRFDVQSFYNRSSNTNAVVHEEDLSEDAVEPKDNVDGDGEDHDRDSDIDSAEDAELEMMRERFAKLLLGEDMSGSGKGVCTAVTVSNSITNLYATVFGQSLRLQPLSTEKKDLWKREMNCFMSICDYIVEVIPRSLGNNVEITETKLRSDILMNLPALRKLDNMLMDILDGFTENEFWYVERGSSSMNSNNGGRDSGSFRKVVVQRKDEKWWLPVPCVPAEGLSENERKNLRHKRDCANQIHKAALAINDSTLNDMDIPDSYLTTLPKSGKASVGDVIYKQLCTAEKFYPDQLLDILKISSEHEALELADKVEASLVTWRRKTGGLAHSKSSWDMMKDMGGDAGNDKNHILAARARSLLFCLKQRFPELSQTSLDICKIQYNRDVGKAVLESYSRVLEGLAYNVVSWIDDVLYVDRTVRNRDD, encoded by the exons ATGGAGAGCTCACCGAGTTCCGACCAAAACGATGTATCTGCCTCTGAAACTCCAACAAGCTCCGTCTCTTCACCGTACCGGAGAACGTACTCAGATATCTCCGGTTTATCTCACCGGTTCGACGTTCAGAGCTTCTATAACCGGTCGTCAAACACAAACGCCGTTGTCCATGAAGAAGATCTCTCCGAAGACGCAGTGGAACCAAAAGATAACGTCGACGGCGATGGAGAAGATCATGATCGGGACAGTGACATTGACTCTGCAGAAGACGCAG AGTTAGAGATGATGAGGGAGAGATTCGCGAAGCTGTTGCTCGGTGAAGATATGTCAGGAAGTGGGAAAGGAGTTTGTACAGCTGTTACTGTCTCTAACTCCATAACTAATCTCTATG CGACTGTGTTTGGGCAGAGTTTGAGATTGCAACCATTGAGCACAGAGAAAAAAGATCTATGGAAACGAGAGATGAATTGTTTTATGTCTATATGTGATTACATTGTTGAAGTTATTCCAAGATCTCTTGGTAATAATGTTGAG ATAACGGAAACAAAACTAAGATCCGACATTCTCATGAACCTCCCTGCTTTGAGAAAACTCGATAACATGCTAATG GATATATTGGATGGTTTTACGGAGAATGAGTTCTGGTACGTGGAGAGAGGAAGCTCATCGATGAACTCTAACAATGGTGGTAGAGATTCTGGATCGTTCCGAAAAGTTGTGGTTCAAAGGAAAGACGAGAAGTGGTGGCTTCCTGTGCCATGTGTTCCTGCTGAAGGTTTATCAGAAAATGAACGAAAGAATTTGCGTCACAAACGTGACTGTGCTAATCAGATACATAAGGCTGCTTTGGCCATTAATGACTCCACTCTTAATGACATGGATATTCCCGACTCTTACCTCACCACTCTCCCAAAG AGTGGGAAAGCAAGTGTAGGAGACGTGATATACAAGCAACTGTGCACAGCTGAGAAGTTTTATCCAGACCAGCTTCTTGATATCTTAAAGATTTCATCGGAGCATGAAGCACTTGAGCTAGCCGACAAAGTCGAGGCTTCACTGGTTACATGGAGGCGTAAGACCGGAGGGTTGGCTCACTCTAAATCCTCATGGGACATGATGAAAGATATGGGCGGCGACGCTGGGAATGACAAGAACCACATTCTCGCAGCTCGAGCTAGGAGCTTACTGTTCTGTCTGAAACAGAGATTCCCTGAACTCTCTCAGACCTCACTTGACATCTGCAAGATTCAGTATAACCGA GATGTGGGCAAGGCTGTACTGGAGAGCTATTCAAGAGTTTTAGAAGGTTTGGCTTACAATGTTGTGTCGTGGATTGATGATGTTCTTTACGTGGACAGAACAGTGAGGAACAGAGATGATTAA